One genomic window of Quercus lobata isolate SW786 chromosome 9, ValleyOak3.0 Primary Assembly, whole genome shotgun sequence includes the following:
- the LOC115960733 gene encoding kunitz trypsin inhibitor 5-like, whose amino-acid sequence MKSMRLIGSLSCIMLVMAISAVAQPSSSPAPVLDSAGRPLQRGVEYYINPAITDSGGRFTLINRNGSCPFYVGQENVSGLEGLPVIFTPFVEGETVIRENRDFRVAFSAATICVQSTAWKLGEKDPETNRRLIVTGEDEGSRKARNYFRIGKASVGGDIYQISWCPTEVCPICKFDCGTVGNLVENGKRLLAFDGNVIPVTFERKA is encoded by the coding sequence ATGAAGTCGATGAGATTGATTGGAAGCCTTAGCTGCATAATGCTAGTGATGGCCATATCAGCAGTAGCTCAACCATCATCCTCACCCGCACCGGTGCTTGACAGTGCCGGACGTCCTCTTCAACGTGGTGTAGAATACTACATCAATCCTGCTATTACTGACAGTGGCGGTCGTTTCACCTTGATTAATCGAAATGGCTCATGCCCCTTTTATGTTGGGCAGGAAAATGTTTCAGGCTTAGAAGGTCTCCCTGTCATCTTCACACCTTTCGTGGAGGGAGAGACAGTGATTAGGGAGAATAGGGACTTCAGGGTTGCTTTCTCAGCGGCCACAATCTGTGTTCAGTCGACTGCATGGAAGTTAGGCGAGAAGGACCCCGAGACTAATAGGAGATTAATTGTCACCGGAGAAGACGAAGGCTCACGAAAAGCCAGAAATTACTTCCGGATAGGGAAAGCTAGTGTTGGAGGTGATATCTACCAGATTTCATGGTGTCCTACAGAAGTTTGTCCTATTTGTAAGTTTGACTGTGGTACTGTTGGTAACTTGGTTGAGAATGGAAAGAGGTTGTTAGCCTTTGATGGTAATGTGATTCCTGTTACCTTTGAGAGGAAGGCTTAA
- the LOC115960694 gene encoding alpha-amylase/subtilisin inhibitor-like, protein MKSMRLIGSLSCIMLVMAISAVAQPSSSPAPVLDSAGRPLQRGVEYYINPAITDSGGRFTLINRNGSCPFYVGQENGSGLEGLPVIFTPFVEGETVIRENRDFRVAFSAATICVQSTAWKLGEKDPESNRRLIVTGEDQSSRRTANYFRIEKASVGGDIYQISWCPTDVCPTCRFDCGTAGNLVENGKRLLALDGNVIPVTFERKA, encoded by the coding sequence ATGAAGTCGATGAGATTGATTGGAAGCCTTAGCTGCATAATGCTAGTGATGGCCATATCAGCAGTAGCTCAACCATCATCCTCACCCGCACCGGTGCTTGACAGTGCCGGACGTCCTCTTCAACGTGGTGTAGAATACTACATCAATCCTGCTATTACTGACAGTGGCGGTCGTTTCACCTTGATTAATCGAAATGGCTCATGCCCCTTTTATGTTGGGCAGGAAAATGGTTCAGGCTTAGAAGGTCTCCCTGTCATCTTCACACCTTTCGTGGAGGGAGAGACAGTGATTAGGGAGAATAGGGACTTCAGGGTTGCTTTCTCAGCGGCCACAATCTGTGTTCAGTCAACTGCATGGAAGTTAGGCGAGAAGGACCCCGAGTCTAATAGGAGATTAATTGTCACTGGAGAAGACCAAAGCTCACGAAGAACCGCAAATTACTTCCGGATAGAGAAAGCTAGTGTTGGAGGTGATATCTACCAGATTTCGTGGTGTCCTACAGATGTTTGTCCTACTTGTAGGTTTGACTGTGGTACTGCTGGTAACTTGGTTGAGAATGGAAAGAGGCTGTTAGCCTTGGATGGTAATGTGATTCCAGTTACCTTTGAGAGGAAGGCTTAA
- the LOC115960627 gene encoding kunitz trypsin inhibitor 5-like encodes MKSMRLIGSLSCIMLVMAISAVAQPSSSPAPVLDSAGRPLQRGVEYYINPAITDSGGRFTLINRNGSCPFYVGQENVSGLEGLPVIFTPFVEGETVIRENRDFRVAFSAATICVQSTAWKLGEKDPETNRRLIVTGEDEGSRKARNYFRIGKASVGGDIYQISWCPTEVCPICKFDCGTVGNLVENGKRLLALDGNVIPVTFERKA; translated from the coding sequence ATGAAGTCGATGAGATTGATTGGAAGCCTTAGCTGCATAATGCTAGTGATGGCCATATCAGCAGTAGCTCAACCATCATCCTCACCCGCACCGGTGCTTGACAGTGCCGGACGTCCTCTTCAACGCGGTGTAGAATACTACATCAATCCTGCTATTACTGACAGTGGCGGTCGTTTCACCTTGATTAATCGAAATGGCTCATGCCCCTTTTATGTTGGGCAGGAAAATGTTTCAGGCCTAGAAGGTCTCCCTGTCATCTTCACACCTTTCGTGGAGGGAGAGACAGTGATTAGGGAGAATAGGGACTTCAGGGTTGCTTTCTCAGCGGCCACAATCTGTGTTCAGTCGACTGCATGGAAGTTAGGCGAGAAGGACCCCGAGACTAATAGGAGATTAATTGTCACCGGAGAAGACGAAGGCTCACGAAAAGCCAGAAATTACTTCCGGATAGGGAAAGCTAGTGTTGGAGGTGATATCTACCAGATTTCATGGTGTCCTACAGAAGTTTGTCCTATTTGTAAGTTTGACTGTGGTACTGTTGGTAACTTGGTTGAGAATGGAAAGAGGTTGTTAGCCTTGGATGGTAATGTGATTCCTGTTACCTTTGAGAGAAAGGCTTAA
- the LOC115960490 gene encoding alpha-amylase/subtilisin inhibitor-like gives MKSMRLIGSLSCMMLVMAISAVAQPSSSPAPVLDSAGRPLQRGVEYYINPAITDSGGRFTLIDRNGSCPLYVGQENGSGLEGLPVIFTPFVEGETVIRENRDFRVAFSAATICVQSTAWKLGEKDPESNRRLIVTGEDQSSRRTANYFRIQKASVGGDIYQISWCPTDVCPTCRFDCGTAGNLVENGKRLLGLDGNVIPVTFERKA, from the coding sequence ATGAAGTCGATGAGATTGATTGGAAGCCTTAGCTGCATGATGCTAGTGATGGCCATATCAGCAGTAGCTCAACCATCATCCTCACCCGCACCGGTGCTTGACAGTGCCGGACGTCCTCTTCAACGTGGTGTAGAATACTACATCAATCCTGCTATTACTGACAGTGGCGGTCGTTTCACCTTGATTGATCGAAATGGCTCATGCCCCCTTTATGTTGGGCAGGAAAATGGTTCAGGCTTAGAAGGTCTCCCTGTCATCTTCACACCCTTCGTGGAGGGAGAGACAGTGATTAGGGAGAATAGGGACTTCAGGGTTGCTTTCTCAGCAGCCACAATCTGTGTTCAGTCGACAGCATGGAAGTTAGGCGAGAAGGACCCCGAGTCTAATAGGAGATTAATTGTCACCGGAGAAGACCAAAGCTCACGAAGAACCGCAAATTACTTCCGGATACAGAAAGCTAGTGTTGGAGGTGATATCTACCAGATTTCTTGGTGTCCTACAGATGTTTGTCCTACTTGTAGGTTTGACTGTGGTACTGCTGGTAACTTGGTTGAGAATGGAAAGAGGTTGTTAGGCTTGGATGGTAATGTGATTCCTGTTACCTTTGAGAGGAAGGCTTAA
- the LOC115960581 gene encoding acidic endochitinase-like encodes MAAQKQSSFLLLSLLIISLCKSSQAAGIAIYWGQNSNEGSLADTCATGNYQYVNIAFLSTFGNGQTAVLNLAGHCNPSANTCTRLSSEIKACQGRGIKVLLSIGGGAGSYSLSSADDAKQVANYLWNTYLGGKSNSRPLGDAVLDGIDFDIELGSTQHYDELARSLNGFSQQKKVYLAAAPQCPSPDAHLDAAIKTGLFDYVWVQFYNNPGCQYSGNANNLLNSWKTWTAVQAKQVFLGLPAATAAAPSGGFIPADVLKSQVLPSIKTSPKYGGVMIWNKNFDNGYSASIKSAV; translated from the coding sequence ATGGCCGCCCAAAAACAATCATCATTCCTTTTATTGTCCCTCTTAATCATCTCTTTATGCAAATCCTCACAGGCTGCTGGGATTGCCATATATTGGGGCCAAAACTCCAATGAAGGCTCCTTGGCTGACACTTGTGCCACAGGGAACTACCAATATGTGAACATAGCTTTCTTATCCACATTCGGTAATGGCCAAACCGCAGTGCTAAACCTAGCTGGGCACTGTAACCCCAGTGCCAATACTTGTACCCGTTTAAGCTCTGAAATCAAAGCTTGCCAAGGGCGAGGCATCAAAGTCCTTCTTTCGATTGGAGGCGGTGCTGGAAGCTACTCTCTTTCTTCAGCTGATGATGCAAAGCAAGTTGCAAATTACCTTTGGAATACCTATCTAGGAGGTAAGTCCAATTCACGTCCACTGGGCGACGCAGTTTTGGATGGCATTGATTTTGACATCGAGTTGGGTTCAACCCAACACTACGATGAACTTGCTAGATCACTTAATGGATTTAGCCAACAAAAAAAGGTGTACTTAGCCGCAGCTCCACAATGTCCATCCCCAGATGCTCATCTAGATGCCGCCATCAAAACCGGTCTGTTTGATTATGTTTGGGTTCAATTCTACAACAACCCTGGATGTCAGTACTCAGGCAATGCAAACAACCTTTTGAATTCGTGGAAAACATGGACTGCTGTTCAAGCTAAGCAAGTGTTCTTGGGACTACCAGCCGCTACCGCGGCGGCTCCAAGTGGTGGATTTATCCCAGCTGATGTGCTCAAATCTCAGGTCCTTCCATCTATTAAGACTTCTCCCAAGTATGGAGGGGTTATGATTtggaacaaaaattttgataatggGTATAGTGCATCCATAAAGAGCGCTGTCTAG